The following coding sequences are from one Methanomassiliicoccales archaeon window:
- a CDS encoding D-aminoacyl-tRNA deacylase: MRLLVCSTPDVASVNLRDRLLEIADWKEEGRFQGRPCYLLNDLYLVTSDTLHLDLDHVDRLVNEATGVTVNEVVFLSKHRAASGTPTLTMHPIGNFGKADHGGRERTLVPSSPAFLSGILRELAIRGKELPFQISYEVTHHGPYLEVPTTYVEIGSDESKWGHLGAATALAEAILNWRAIDGPVVIGVGGGHYAPRFTEVTLTKKLNFGHMVAKHVLEAGGDEHILSSIALAMKASGTDIAYVHKKSFSRPEARRIKDLIEGAGFRVLESENLEDVQS, from the coding sequence ATGCGACTTCTAGTGTGCTCAACGCCCGATGTTGCCAGCGTTAATCTGCGCGACCGTTTGCTGGAGATCGCTGATTGGAAGGAGGAGGGTCGGTTCCAAGGACGGCCCTGCTATCTGCTGAATGATCTGTACCTAGTGACAAGCGATACCCTGCACCTTGATCTGGATCATGTCGATCGGCTGGTGAATGAAGCGACCGGGGTGACCGTGAACGAGGTGGTCTTCCTATCAAAGCATCGCGCCGCTTCGGGAACGCCTACATTGACCATGCACCCCATAGGCAACTTCGGAAAGGCGGACCATGGGGGGAGGGAGAGGACCCTGGTGCCGTCGTCCCCGGCGTTCCTCAGCGGAATACTCCGAGAACTGGCCATCAGGGGAAAGGAACTCCCTTTCCAGATATCCTATGAGGTCACCCACCACGGACCATATCTCGAGGTCCCTACTACCTATGTCGAGATAGGCAGCGATGAGAGCAAATGGGGGCATCTGGGCGCCGCCACGGCTCTGGCGGAAGCTATTTTGAACTGGCGGGCGATCGATGGCCCTGTTGTCATCGGGGTCGGCGGAGGGCATTACGCCCCCAGGTTCACCGAGGTCACACTAACGAAGAAGTTGAACTTCGGGCACATGGTGGCAAAGCACGTCCTGGAAGCAGGGGGTGACGAACACATCTTGTCCTCTATCGCCTTGGCAATGAAGGCCAGCGGAACTGACATCGCCTATGTGCACAAGAAATCGTTCTCTCGACCGGAGGCTCGTCGCATCAAGGACCTGATCGAGGGAGCGGGCTTCAGAGTGCTGGAGAGCGAGAATCTGGAGGACGTTCAAAGTTGA
- a CDS encoding phenylalanine--tRNA ligase subunit alpha: protein MKATDVLEGLSYSEKNVLVTLQRLNGRAPPDKVFEEGGFQQLVEVMNAASWLQSKGALEIEESARKTYCLKDRSLVEKGVPERRALIAISQNKGSMGVKELESVMGKVESSMAIGWLMKKKLARLDKSGPEPMLHLTPEGEGFQDKEMLDESLLRQLGVRDLDEGEVDPKALDLLKARKGVLQEKLLVSRTLRLSKLGTEILSLGVQLTEEVAQLTPELLQTGKWKDVDFRHYDIRTFAPSQYPAKKHPLTRVADEVRRIFIQMGFTEIDDEYVQPAFWNMDALFTPQDHPARDLQDTFYLKNPCRLPLEDEEIVRKVKAVHENGGDTGSMGWRYAWSREEAERALLRTHTTVNTIRYLSKNPDPPLKVFSISRIFRNESIDMTHLPEFVQIEGIIMEEGASFDMLVSMLKEFYHRMGFDKVRVRPGPFPYTEPSLEVDIYFNGSWMELGGAGVFRPEVTGPLGIKHPVLAWGLGFERLAMLKWNLKDIRELYVTDLDLLRQSPIF from the coding sequence ATGAAGGCCACCGATGTGTTGGAAGGTCTCAGCTATTCCGAGAAGAACGTGCTGGTGACCCTGCAGAGACTTAATGGCAGGGCACCACCGGACAAGGTCTTCGAGGAGGGAGGGTTCCAGCAGCTGGTGGAGGTCATGAACGCCGCCTCCTGGTTGCAATCAAAGGGCGCCCTGGAGATCGAGGAGAGCGCCCGCAAGACCTATTGCCTGAAGGACCGCTCCTTGGTGGAGAAGGGCGTGCCTGAAAGGAGGGCATTGATCGCCATCTCTCAAAATAAAGGGAGCATGGGAGTAAAGGAGCTCGAATCCGTCATGGGGAAGGTCGAATCTTCCATGGCCATCGGCTGGCTTATGAAGAAAAAGCTCGCCAGATTGGATAAATCGGGTCCGGAGCCGATGTTGCACCTTACCCCAGAAGGGGAGGGCTTTCAGGACAAAGAGATGTTGGACGAATCACTGCTTCGGCAGTTGGGCGTCAGGGATCTCGATGAAGGAGAGGTGGACCCGAAGGCGCTGGACCTCCTCAAGGCGCGCAAGGGCGTACTACAGGAGAAGCTGTTAGTGTCCCGCACTCTGCGTCTAAGCAAGCTCGGTACCGAGATATTGTCATTGGGAGTACAGCTGACCGAGGAAGTTGCCCAGCTCACCCCTGAGCTGCTTCAGACCGGAAAATGGAAGGATGTGGATTTCCGCCACTATGATATCAGGACGTTCGCCCCTAGCCAATATCCAGCCAAGAAGCATCCCCTTACCAGAGTGGCCGATGAGGTGCGCCGTATATTCATTCAGATGGGATTCACCGAGATCGATGACGAGTACGTTCAGCCGGCGTTCTGGAACATGGACGCGCTATTCACCCCCCAGGACCATCCGGCCCGCGACCTGCAGGACACCTTCTACCTGAAGAACCCCTGCCGACTTCCTTTGGAGGACGAGGAGATTGTACGGAAGGTCAAGGCGGTGCACGAGAATGGCGGCGATACTGGATCAATGGGATGGCGTTACGCCTGGTCCAGAGAGGAGGCCGAAAGGGCCCTGCTCAGAACGCACACCACCGTCAACACGATCCGCTACCTTTCCAAGAACCCCGATCCCCCGTTGAAGGTCTTCTCCATATCTCGCATATTCCGTAATGAGAGCATTGATATGACCCATCTGCCGGAGTTCGTGCAGATCGAAGGCATCATCATGGAAGAAGGTGCCAGCTTCGATATGCTGGTCAGCATGCTCAAGGAATTCTACCACCGCATGGGCTTCGACAAGGTCAGAGTGCGGCCAGGACCGTTTCCATATACCGAGCCGTCATTGGAGGTGGACATTTACTTCAATGGCTCCTGGATGGAACTGGGAGGTGCGGGCGTTTTCAGACCAGAGGTCACCGGTCCCCTGGGGATAAAACATCCCGTACTGGCATGGGGTTTGGGATTCGAAAGACTAGCTATGTTGAAATGGAACCTCAAGGACATCCGGGAGCTGTACGTGACCGACCTGGACCTCCTCAGACAGAGCCCGATCTTTTAA
- the tsaA gene encoding tRNA (N6-threonylcarbamoyladenosine(37)-N6)-methyltransferase TrmO — protein MEDDISVIEVLPEYVEGLYRIELLKKLDVLFVFDHSQGFDLHVHPRGDAEIPLTGVFGTRSPRRPNHIGLTRVRLLERKGDRLKVEGLDAFLDSPILDIKGVMSKGFSWDPAECRKTVKRQFVHRVHK, from the coding sequence GTGGAGGACGATATCTCAGTGATAGAGGTCCTACCGGAGTATGTCGAAGGGCTGTACCGCATAGAACTGTTGAAGAAACTGGACGTGCTCTTCGTCTTCGACCATAGCCAGGGGTTCGATCTGCACGTGCATCCTCGCGGGGATGCGGAAATTCCTCTGACCGGGGTCTTCGGTACCCGCAGTCCGCGCCGCCCTAACCATATAGGCCTCACGCGGGTACGATTGCTGGAGCGTAAGGGGGATCGCCTTAAGGTCGAAGGACTGGACGCTTTCCTGGACAGCCCCATCCTGGACATTAAAGGAGTGATGAGCAAGGGATTTTCCTGGGACCCTGCTGAATGCCGGAAAACCGTGAAGCGACAGTTCGTGCACCGAGTACATAAATGA
- a CDS encoding tryptophan--tRNA ligase — protein sequence MNDDFKVTPWEVTGEIDYDQLITRFGTKKIDREMLDRLSGYGELHPMLRRGVVYSQRDLGWLLDLYDKGQKFFLYTGRGPSGGTHLGHLMPWMFTKYLQDLFHVNLYFQMTDDEKYLFNENLSLEDTRRAAYDNALDFIALGFDPEKTKIVIDTEQIKLLYPLALKVAKRVTFSTAKAVFGFDNSNNIGSIFYTSMQAAPCFIEDALYGKNTPCLIPCGIDQDAHFRVARDVAPLLGYHKPALIHNKMFPGLTGNDKMSSSQPLTTIFTTDKPKEVKKKIGNAFTGGQTSVDEQRKLGGRPEVCSVFKYQYFLFEKDDRALDDLSERCRKGEILCGECKQLLTQRINEFLEEHQRKREEAKERLHEFMLPPTC from the coding sequence ATGAACGACGATTTCAAGGTCACACCCTGGGAGGTCACGGGGGAGATCGACTACGATCAGCTCATCACCCGTTTCGGGACCAAGAAGATCGACCGCGAAATGCTGGACCGTTTGTCTGGTTACGGCGAACTGCACCCCATGCTGCGCCGCGGCGTGGTCTATTCACAAAGGGACCTGGGATGGTTGCTGGACCTATACGACAAGGGGCAGAAGTTCTTCCTTTACACCGGCCGCGGTCCTTCCGGGGGCACTCACCTTGGCCACCTCATGCCCTGGATGTTCACCAAGTATCTGCAGGACCTCTTCCATGTCAATTTGTACTTCCAGATGACCGACGATGAGAAGTACCTCTTTAATGAGAATCTGAGTTTGGAAGATACGCGCCGGGCGGCCTATGATAACGCCTTGGACTTCATCGCCCTTGGTTTCGACCCGGAAAAGACCAAGATAGTCATTGACACCGAGCAGATCAAGTTGCTATACCCGTTGGCTTTGAAGGTGGCGAAACGTGTCACATTCTCCACTGCCAAGGCGGTGTTCGGTTTCGACAACAGTAACAACATCGGCAGCATATTCTACACCAGCATGCAGGCGGCGCCCTGCTTCATCGAGGATGCCCTGTACGGAAAGAACACCCCTTGCCTCATTCCTTGTGGCATAGACCAAGATGCTCATTTCAGAGTGGCCAGGGACGTGGCTCCGCTGCTGGGATATCATAAGCCGGCCCTCATTCACAATAAGATGTTCCCCGGTCTGACCGGTAACGACAAGATGTCCTCCTCACAGCCACTGACCACCATATTCACCACGGACAAGCCCAAGGAGGTGAAGAAGAAGATAGGCAACGCCTTCACTGGGGGACAAACCTCAGTGGATGAGCAACGCAAGCTTGGCGGCCGACCGGAGGTCTGTTCGGTCTTCAAGTACCAGTACTTCCTCTTTGAAAAGGACGACAGAGCTTTGGACGATCTGTCGGAAAGATGCCGGAAGGGAGAGATACTTTGCGGAGAGTGCAAGCAACTGCTGACCCAGCGGATAAACGAGTTCCTGGAGGAACATCAGAGGAAGAGGGAGGAGGCCAAGGAGCGTCTCCACGAGTTCATGCTCCCCCCTACCTGTTGA
- a CDS encoding DUF1638 domain-containing protein, with protein MTDDTMTESIPAKKGRLAIIACEILKPELEKLTEGWDEVVHREYLEFALHINADDLRVKVQEKVNALQGQVDAVFLGYAVCQSLSGITGLLKVPTVMLEGDDCIAAILGPVEYEHQKRLCGGTWFNTPGWALRGVEGAIKELHLDMLIDQGYEPKYFLDMLFENYERCVYVDTDVGDAEHYEALSRQFAEDLGLRHENRPCGTANLERFLARALHLARGNGPAVKLQ; from the coding sequence ATGACGGATGATACCATGACCGAGAGCATTCCAGCCAAGAAGGGGCGTTTGGCCATCATTGCCTGCGAGATCCTTAAACCTGAACTTGAGAAGCTGACAGAGGGTTGGGACGAGGTGGTCCACAGAGAATACCTAGAGTTCGCCCTGCACATAAACGCCGATGATCTGAGGGTCAAGGTCCAGGAAAAGGTCAACGCTCTGCAAGGTCAGGTCGACGCCGTGTTCTTGGGATATGCTGTCTGTCAATCACTGTCCGGAATAACTGGTCTTTTGAAGGTGCCAACGGTCATGTTGGAGGGAGATGATTGTATCGCCGCCATCCTGGGGCCAGTGGAGTACGAGCACCAGAAGCGTTTGTGCGGAGGCACCTGGTTCAATACGCCTGGGTGGGCCTTGAGAGGGGTGGAGGGAGCGATCAAGGAGCTACATCTAGATATGCTCATAGACCAGGGATACGAGCCGAAGTACTTTCTAGACATGCTCTTCGAGAACTACGAGAGGTGTGTATACGTCGATACGGATGTGGGCGATGCGGAGCATTACGAAGCATTATCCCGCCAGTTCGCCGAGGACCTGGGGCTGAGGCACGAGAACCGGCCCTGCGGAACAGCCAACCTGGAAAGGTTCCTGGCCAGGGCACTGCATCTGGCTAGAGGTAATGGTCCAGCGGTTAAGCTTCAATAA
- a CDS encoding transcriptional repressor yields the protein MNSYPTRWTRQMKVTVDIVYDSEGPLMADQIYELAREKLPRISLGTVYRNLNRLVAIGLISETNVGSMQCFFAHPYSNTHLECRICGRLQSVPYDLSLTQIAKDTGLTLDGYELRLKGVCQECADKCT from the coding sequence ATGAACTCATATCCGACCAGATGGACAAGGCAGATGAAGGTCACCGTGGACATTGTTTATGATAGCGAGGGACCGCTCATGGCGGACCAGATCTATGAACTGGCCCGAGAGAAACTTCCCCGCATCAGCCTGGGCACGGTATATCGAAACCTCAACCGATTGGTGGCCATAGGATTGATATCCGAGACCAATGTCGGATCGATGCAATGCTTCTTTGCCCATCCCTATTCCAACACCCATCTGGAATGTCGGATCTGTGGCCGTTTACAAAGTGTGCCGTACGACCTATCCTTGACCCAAATTGCCAAGGATACCGGGCTGACATTGGACGGATATGAACTGCGTCTCAAGGGCGTATGCCAGGAGTGTGCCGATAAATGCACATAA
- a CDS encoding energy-coupling factor ABC transporter permease, whose product MHIMEGYLDPWWCLFWTMLSAPFLVYGFYTIRRLIREDPAQKTLLALSGAFIFVLSSFKLPSVTGSSSHPTGTGFSTMFFGVGVTSVMSFIVLIFQALLLAHGGITTMGANVFSMGVAGPFVAYMAFKTMSKAGIRTPITVFITVFLAGIMTYVTTAVQLALAYGTFSESLVSFLSVFAVTQIPLGIVEGILFTIFVDYLQRARPDLTDRVFPRRVTDES is encoded by the coding sequence ATGCACATAATGGAAGGGTACCTGGACCCATGGTGGTGTCTTTTTTGGACCATGCTATCCGCTCCTTTCCTGGTTTATGGTTTCTATACGATCCGCCGTCTCATCAGGGAGGACCCAGCGCAGAAAACGTTGTTAGCTTTGTCCGGGGCCTTCATATTCGTGCTTTCATCCTTCAAGCTACCGTCGGTCACTGGCTCCTCCTCTCATCCTACCGGAACTGGGTTTTCCACCATGTTCTTCGGCGTTGGTGTGACCTCGGTCATGTCCTTCATCGTACTGATCTTCCAGGCTTTGCTTCTGGCGCACGGGGGGATCACCACCATGGGGGCGAACGTGTTCTCCATGGGCGTGGCCGGCCCGTTCGTGGCTTACATGGCCTTCAAAACAATGAGCAAGGCTGGAATTCGCACTCCTATCACTGTTTTCATCACCGTGTTCTTGGCCGGTATCATGACCTACGTGACCACCGCCGTACAGCTGGCTTTGGCCTACGGCACATTCTCCGAGTCATTGGTCAGTTTTCTTTCGGTCTTCGCCGTAACCCAGATCCCCCTAGGGATCGTTGAGGGCATACTATTCACAATCTTCGTGGATTATCTGCAGAGAGCGAGACCTGACCTGACGGACAGGGTGTTCCCCAGGAGGGTGACCGATGAATCATAG
- a CDS encoding energy-coupling factor ABC transporter substrate-binding protein, whose product MNHRHYYILGFTVMAVILVSAVLLNPNSDFSGTDDSGGDIISDTDPDYQPWFNSLWEPSGELATLLFTLQAAIGALVIGYFLGSNKARKGIGRSQEK is encoded by the coding sequence ATGAATCATAGGCACTATTACATTCTGGGTTTTACCGTCATGGCCGTGATCCTGGTGTCGGCGGTGCTTCTCAATCCCAATTCGGATTTCTCGGGCACTGACGATAGTGGTGGGGATATCATCTCCGATACGGATCCGGACTATCAGCCCTGGTTCAACAGTCTATGGGAACCCTCTGGGGAGCTGGCGACGCTTCTATTCACTTTGCAGGCAGCCATCGGCGCCCTTGTGATCGGTTATTTCCTGGGGAGCAACAAGGCCCGTAAAGGAATAGGCCGTTCACAGGAGAAGTGA
- the cbiQ gene encoding cobalt ECF transporter T component CbiQ: MFELDELAYRSSALKWSPTGKFLFVLTLLISSLLAKSMLVPMMVLVVGVLLLGYSMRFRFPKIIGIIILETLGMIVLGGVVIAAVTPGLTIWSVDLGLFVLSFSDTGVSTASLVTLRALAGISVMLFFATSTPIPHFADMLVRFRVPKEFTELMVLVYRYSFMLLDEAGRMHLAAQCRLGFLGRLNSVKTYAKMMTGMFIRSIETAERSNQGMQCRNYQGSIGMLREPKGMSYAWVAICVMSFLLLLQLNDVCVRSGILMG, from the coding sequence ATGTTCGAACTGGACGAGCTTGCTTATCGTTCTTCCGCCTTGAAATGGTCGCCGACCGGTAAGTTCCTATTTGTTCTGACGTTGCTCATCTCCTCATTGCTGGCCAAGTCCATGCTCGTTCCGATGATGGTCTTGGTGGTGGGGGTGCTGTTGCTTGGATACTCCATGCGCTTCCGGTTCCCAAAGATCATCGGTATCATAATTCTGGAAACTTTGGGGATGATCGTTCTAGGCGGAGTGGTCATCGCTGCGGTGACCCCCGGGCTAACCATCTGGAGCGTCGACCTGGGTCTATTCGTTCTTTCCTTCTCGGATACCGGGGTCAGTACCGCATCCCTAGTGACGCTGCGGGCCTTGGCCGGCATAAGCGTCATGCTCTTTTTCGCTACATCCACTCCCATCCCGCACTTCGCAGATATGCTGGTGCGTTTCAGGGTACCGAAGGAGTTCACCGAACTGATGGTACTGGTCTATCGCTACTCCTTTATGCTGTTAGATGAGGCGGGTAGGATGCACCTCGCGGCCCAATGCCGACTGGGCTTTCTCGGACGTCTGAACAGCGTGAAGACATATGCCAAGATGATGACCGGTATGTTCATTCGGTCCATCGAAACCGCCGAGAGGTCCAATCAGGGCATGCAGTGCCGCAACTATCAGGGCAGCATAGGGATGCTTAGGGAGCCGAAAGGTATGAGCTACGCCTGGGTCGCCATCTGTGTGATGAGCTTCCTCCTCCTACTGCAATTGAACGATGTCTGTGTCCGATCTGGCATTCTTATGGGGTGA
- a CDS encoding ABC transporter ATP-binding protein, with translation MDGPLLECQNICFEYPGRGMALRDISLTIEEGRKTAILGPNGAGKSTLFLHFNGVFKPKSGQMLYQGSPLVYRNKELSQLRKEVAVILQNPDDQIFSATVEEDVAFGPLNLGLPRDEVEARVDEALSLVDLTHNRERPSQQLSFGQRKRLALAGALAMRPKVLIMDEPTAGLDPHMVQEVLELTEELHMKGITLIMSTHEMEVAYSWADDFKVVHQGRLLYSGPAEELFANRTLLELLGFQAPSVYRMNEEMHRSGLMEREPVPRDMTEMRLKMCRMNRRQVGDLHIREVDQEHVPAVRDVHEMLSNGKAVGYYGSKAKHLLAMTLPTDVRLPGLTACLDKMIDGREAVLFAEKDLIPAIMHHINNLAHRYHVKITVVQE, from the coding sequence TTGGACGGCCCACTTCTGGAATGTCAGAACATATGCTTCGAATATCCCGGGCGGGGGATGGCCCTTCGGGACATCAGCCTGACGATCGAAGAGGGAAGGAAGACGGCCATACTGGGACCCAACGGTGCCGGTAAATCCACATTGTTCCTGCACTTCAATGGGGTTTTCAAACCCAAGAGCGGTCAAATGTTGTACCAGGGATCACCGCTGGTATATCGTAACAAGGAACTGAGCCAGCTACGCAAGGAGGTGGCGGTGATACTGCAGAATCCGGACGATCAGATATTTTCCGCCACCGTCGAGGAGGATGTGGCCTTTGGTCCATTGAACCTGGGACTCCCTCGGGATGAGGTCGAGGCCAGAGTGGACGAGGCCCTGTCATTGGTAGACCTAACGCACAATAGGGAACGACCCTCCCAGCAATTGTCCTTTGGCCAGAGGAAGCGACTAGCTCTGGCAGGCGCTTTGGCCATGAGGCCCAAGGTCCTCATCATGGACGAGCCCACCGCCGGTCTGGACCCCCACATGGTCCAGGAGGTATTGGAATTGACCGAGGAGTTGCATATGAAAGGGATAACGCTCATCATGTCGACCCATGAGATGGAGGTGGCCTATTCCTGGGCGGACGATTTCAAAGTGGTCCACCAAGGTCGTCTCCTTTACTCCGGACCAGCGGAGGAGCTTTTCGCCAACCGAACCTTGCTGGAGCTTTTAGGCTTTCAGGCCCCGTCGGTCTACCGAATGAACGAGGAGATGCACCGTTCCGGCCTGATGGAACGGGAACCGGTGCCCAGGGATATGACGGAAATGAGGCTGAAGATGTGCCGCATGAACCGGAGACAGGTAGGTGATCTACATATTCGTGAAGTGGACCAGGAACACGTGCCGGCGGTACGGGATGTTCACGAAATGCTATCCAATGGCAAGGCCGTGGGGTACTACGGTTCCAAGGCAAAGCACCTACTGGCCATGACCCTGCCCACCGACGTTCGGCTCCCCGGGCTCACCGCATGTTTGGATAAGATGATCGACGGCAGGGAAGCGGTCCTTTTCGCGGAAAAAGATCTGATTCCGGCGATTATGCATCATATTAATAATTTAGCCCACCGGTATCATGTCAAAATCACTGTTGTACAGGAATAA
- a CDS encoding hydantoinase/oxoprolinase family protein, whose amino-acid sequence MDLGLGIDTGGTYTDTALVDLVDGRVIAKAKALTTRNDLSIGISGSIKNLGPIPVKDIRLVSLSSTLATNSVVEGKGCRVALIIAGEEYKQSIPIEHVVQVQGGHTIRGKANCDIDLVAAMDFVKGIANQVDAIAISTFFSVRNPEHEIALKDMISSNWGIPVVCGHELSTQLGFHERTLTAVLNAKLIPIMTDLIQSVIKVLKENSISAPLMIVKGDGSLMSEKLGKERPVETILSGPAASLIGAKNLTGEEEAVVVDIGGTTTDIGVLRGGKPRLDPEGAIIGGWRTRVKAADISTSGIGGDSRVVVVNGHILLGALRVMPLCIASVQYPRILESLKKVKGLKPTPQATHIALENILQADEFFIFSRSVKGYDLSQNEEFLVESIKDEPKTLMELSEATGVHPYSFNVRKLEELGIITRIGFTPTDALHASGEYVEYDAEASTLAADYRAELCGVDIKEFCATVKEAVIQKITKEIIFRLVYEDCGKMAHCDVCNVLFDKMTTQRPGIDFSADIRVHKKIIGIGAPIAAYLPSVAQRLHTELLMPVNSDVGNAVGAITSSIMESVEVLIKPKPGLGVMEDPPCTMHSMDEMREFETISEATNYARSWGESKVRQRSVMAGADEIEVIVENERIMGQIGKSWGEGLLLEIHMKVTAVGKPRMYFEVEHERTD is encoded by the coding sequence ATGGACCTAGGACTGGGAATTGATACCGGAGGCACGTACACTGACACAGCATTGGTCGACCTGGTCGATGGCAGAGTGATAGCCAAGGCCAAGGCATTGACCACCAGGAACGATCTGAGCATCGGCATTTCCGGCTCGATAAAGAACCTAGGCCCAATACCGGTCAAAGACATCCGACTGGTCTCTTTATCCTCCACATTGGCAACGAATTCTGTAGTGGAGGGCAAGGGTTGCCGGGTGGCTCTGATAATCGCCGGAGAGGAGTATAAACAAAGCATCCCTATAGAGCACGTCGTCCAGGTTCAGGGAGGGCACACCATTCGTGGGAAGGCCAACTGCGATATCGACCTGGTCGCAGCCATGGATTTTGTGAAGGGCATAGCAAACCAGGTGGACGCCATCGCGATCTCCACCTTTTTCAGCGTACGAAATCCTGAGCACGAGATCGCTTTAAAGGACATGATATCCAGCAACTGGGGCATCCCGGTGGTCTGCGGTCATGAGCTTTCCACTCAGCTGGGCTTCCATGAGAGGACTCTGACAGCGGTCCTGAACGCCAAGTTGATACCGATAATGACCGACCTCATCCAATCGGTCATTAAGGTGCTGAAAGAGAACTCCATATCAGCCCCTTTGATGATCGTCAAAGGCGATGGATCGCTAATGAGTGAAAAACTGGGAAAGGAGCGCCCGGTGGAGACCATATTATCCGGTCCGGCAGCCAGCCTGATCGGGGCGAAGAATCTGACCGGTGAGGAAGAGGCGGTGGTGGTCGACATAGGAGGGACGACCACCGACATTGGCGTGCTGCGCGGGGGGAAACCCCGTTTGGATCCCGAAGGGGCAATAATAGGAGGGTGGCGCACCCGTGTCAAGGCCGCGGACATATCCACGTCCGGTATCGGTGGAGACAGCCGGGTGGTCGTGGTCAACGGCCACATATTACTGGGGGCGCTTAGGGTCATGCCGCTATGCATAGCATCCGTTCAATACCCTCGAATACTCGAGAGCCTGAAGAAGGTCAAGGGGCTCAAGCCAACCCCCCAGGCCACTCACATCGCCCTGGAGAACATACTGCAGGCCGATGAGTTCTTCATATTCTCCCGCTCGGTCAAGGGATACGATCTCTCCCAGAACGAGGAGTTCCTGGTGGAGAGCATCAAGGATGAGCCGAAGACCTTGATGGAGTTATCCGAAGCCACTGGTGTGCATCCCTACAGTTTTAATGTTCGCAAGCTTGAGGAACTGGGCATCATCACTCGCATTGGCTTTACCCCCACAGACGCCCTGCACGCCTCCGGGGAGTATGTCGAATACGATGCGGAAGCGTCGACCCTGGCCGCTGATTATCGGGCCGAACTATGTGGCGTGGACATCAAGGAGTTCTGCGCAACGGTAAAAGAGGCGGTCATCCAAAAGATAACCAAGGAGATAATCTTCCGCCTGGTCTACGAGGACTGCGGTAAGATGGCCCATTGCGATGTCTGCAACGTACTATTTGATAAGATGACCACCCAGCGTCCAGGCATCGATTTCTCTGCTGACATCAGAGTGCACAAGAAGATAATAGGCATCGGGGCGCCCATCGCCGCCTATCTCCCGTCCGTGGCGCAGAGATTGCACACCGAACTGCTCATGCCTGTGAACTCGGACGTGGGGAACGCCGTCGGGGCCATCACCAGCAGTATAATGGAGTCGGTAGAGGTGCTGATCAAGCCCAAGCCTGGGCTGGGAGTGATGGAGGACCCACCCTGCACCATGCACTCCATGGATGAGATGAGGGAGTTCGAGACGATCAGCGAGGCCACCAACTATGCCAGGTCCTGGGGGGAGAGCAAGGTACGACAGAGGTCCGTAATGGCCGGGGCCGACGAGATCGAGGTCATAGTGGAGAACGAACGGATAATGGGTCAGATCGGAAAATCATGGGGTGAAGGCTTGCTTTTGGAGATCCACATGAAAGTAACGGCAGTGGGCAAACCCCGCATGTACTTCGAGGTGGAGCATGAGCGAACAGATTGA
- a CDS encoding putative zinc-binding protein, whose amino-acid sequence MSEQIDVAICSGYSPGARVLRAAVRELTREENIRVVTVAPALAELPKAMEEMRSLQFRKVLLVDGCEGGCGLLVLNRFEVLPSSIIMIDKHFNVTRKGIDETKERIRQTLKEMRG is encoded by the coding sequence ATGAGCGAACAGATTGATGTGGCCATATGCAGCGGGTACAGTCCTGGTGCTAGGGTGCTGAGGGCGGCGGTGAGGGAGCTGACCAGGGAAGAAAATATTAGGGTGGTGACAGTCGCTCCCGCCCTGGCTGAATTGCCGAAAGCTATGGAAGAGATGCGATCGCTTCAATTCCGTAAGGTACTGTTGGTGGACGGTTGCGAGGGAGGGTGCGGTCTTCTGGTGTTAAATCGATTTGAAGTGCTGCCCTCTTCCATTATCATGATCGACAAGCATTTCAACGTCACTCGCAAAGGCATCGATGAAACGAAAGAACGCATCCGCCAGACGCTGAAGGAGATGCGAGGATGA